The following DNA comes from Riemerella anatipestifer ATCC 11845 = DSM 15868.
TTTGCTGCTCTGAAAATGTCATAATTGAATAGAATTAAAAAATGAAATTCGGAGAGAACAACTCCCTCCGAATTTATTAGACTAATTATTTAACTCTCTCTAAGTAAGAGCCGTCTTCTGTATTTACTTTTATTTTATCTCCTGGTTCTATAAATAAAGGCACCATTACTCTAGCTCCTGTTTCCACGATAGCATTTTTAAGAGCATTAGTTGCAGTGTTACCCTTTACACCTGGGTCAGCCTCTACCACTTCTAGATAAACTGTAGGCGGAATCTCCGCAGAAAGAGGCGTTTCATCTTCCTCCTTCATAATGATAGTAACTTCTTCTCCTGCCTTCATAAACTGAGCATTCTCAATCATTTCTTTACCGATATAGATTTGAGAAAAGTCATCATTATTCATAAAGTGGAACCCATTATCATCATCATAAAGGTACTGAAATTTACGAGTAATTACCTTTACCTCGTCTATCTTATGCCCTGCTGAGAAAGTGTTATCAATCACTTTACCATTAGTTACAGACTTAAGTTTAGTTCTCACAAAAGCAGGTCCTTTACCTGGTTTTACATGTAAAAACTCGATTACCTTGTAAATGTCGTTGCTATAATTGATGCAAAGACCCTTTTTAATATCAGCTGTTGTTGCCATCTATATAATATGTTATTTATTTTTATTTAATCTTTACCTGTACCGTAACCTTTTACAATACCTCTAGGTGAGTTTTGTATAAATTGTAGGATTTCATCTCGTTCTGCCGTAGGAAGCATTTCTTTTTCTATATAAGAAACAGCTTGAGAAACATTCATTTTCATTTGGAAGATGATACGATAGATTTTTTGTATCTCAAATATTTTTTCATTAGAAAAACCTCTTCTTCTCAACCCTACAGAATTGATACCAGCATAGCTCATAGGCTCTCTAGCCACTTTAACATAAGGCGGAATATCCTTTCTTACCAATGTACCTCCAGACACCATTACATGTTTGCCTATTTTACCAAATTGATGAACTGCAGAAAGCCCACCCATAACGGTAAAATCTCCTATTTCTACATGTCCTGCTATACCACACCCATTCACAATAATTACATGGTCTCCTAAAACACAATCGTGAGCAATGTGTGAGGTAGCCATTATCAGGCAGTTACTACCTATCTTGGTATATCCCAATGCTTTAGTACCTCTATTGATGGTAACTGATTCTCTGATTGTAGTATTATCACCTATAATCACTTGAGTATCTTCACCTTCAAATTTTAAATCTTGTGGTATTGCTGAAATTACTGTCCCTGGGAAAATTCTACAATTTTTACCAATTCTAGCCCCATTCATAATCGTTACATTAGGACCTATCCAAGTACCTTCCCCAATTTCCACATCTGCAGCTATCGTGGTAAATGGCTCTACTACCACATTTTTATCTATTTTAGCCCGTCTATCTACGGCTGCTAACTGATGAATCATTTTTTAAATTTAGATTTTAGTTTTTGCTACTTGAGCCATAAGCTCTGCCTCTACCACTACACTATCTCCTACATAACCATACCCTTGCATATGCACAATACCTCTTCTAATAGGTTCTATAAGGTCTATTTTGAAGATAAGTGTATCTCCAGGAACTACCTTTTTCTTAAACTTAACCTTGTCTATTTTAACAAAGTAAGTAGAATAGTTTTCTGGGTCAGGCACATTAGCCAATACCAAAATACCGCCTGTCTGTGCCATTGCCTCTATCTGTAAAACCCCTGGCATTACAGGTTCTTTTGGGAAGTGTCCTGTAAAGAATGGCTCATTCATTGATACATTTTTAAGCCCTACCACATGAGTATCAGACAATTCTAAAATTTTATCTACTAATAAAAATGGTGGACGGTGCGGAAGCAACCCCATAATCCCATTGATGTCGTAAACAGGCTCTTTAGTTAAATCAAAATCAGGCACATTTTTTTTCTTTTGTAATTTCCATTGGCGATTCAGTTTTTTAGCAAACTGAGTATTAACAAAGTGCCCTGGTTTGTTAGCAATAACTTTACCTTTTATTTTAACTCCTACCAATGCCAAATCTCCAATTACATCTAGTAACTTGTGTCTAGCCGCTTCATTAGGATAGTTTAAAGTTAAATTATCCAAAACTCCATTAGGACGGATAGATATTTCTTCTCTACCAAATGCCTTTTTGAGTTTTTCTGTAGTTTCTGGTGTGAGTTCCTTATCCACATAAACAATGGCATTGCTAATATCTCCACCCTTGATAAGTCCGTGGTCTAAAAGCATTTCCAACTCATGTAAGAAACTAAAAGTTCTAGCACTAGCAAATTCTTCCTTAAACTCAGAAATATGCTTCATGGTCGCATTTTGAGTACCCAATACCTTAGTACCAAAATCCACCATAGTTGTAATTTCATAAGTATCGGAAGGGATAATCGTAATATCAGCCCCCGAATTTGGGTCAGTATAACTCATTACCTCTTTTATCACTAGGTACTCTCTCGCTTTCTCTTGCTCTACGATACCTGCTTTCTCTATTGCTTCTACAAAAAACTTAGAAGAACCATCTAAAATTGGTGGTTCCGCACTATCTAATTCTAATATTGCATTATCTAAATCCATACCTACTAGAGCCGCCAAAAGGTGCTCACAAGTATGTATTTTAACCCCTAATTTTTCTAATGTAGTTCCCCTTTCGGTAGTGGTAACATAGTTTACATCTGCTTCCACTTGAGGATTTCCTTCCAAATCTGTTCTTACAAATACAAAACCTGTATTTTCCTTAGCCGGTTTTATAGTAAGATTAACTTGTTTACCTGTATGAAGACCTATCCCTGAAAGAGAAACTTCTTCTTTTAAAGTTTTTTGCTTATCACTCATTAGTATTATCTTTTGAGTTTTTTTCTAGTTGATTTAACTTTTGAACAATCTTATTAAAGTTTCGGAAGTGAACATAATTTCTTCTGAAATCACTTGCCGAAATTGCTGGAGAACCATATAGAATTTCCCCATCAGACACACTATTATTTACGCCACTTTGGGCTTGTATTTTAACTTGATTACCAATGTTAATATGCCCTACAATACCTACTTGTCCACCCACCTGGTTCCAATCGCCTATAGTAGTGGACCCCGCAATACCTGCTTGAGCCGCAATTACATTATGTTTGCCTATCTTAACATTATGAGCAATCTGGATTAGATTATCTATCTTGGTTCCTTCCCCTATAATGGTAGAGCCTATCGTTGCTCTATCTATACTACAGTTAGAACCAATCTCTACATTGTTCTCTATAATTACATTTCCTAATTGCGGAATTTTTTTAAAACCTTCTGCTGTTGGCTGGAAACCAAAACCATCGCCTCCTATTACTGTATTAGAGTGTATGATGCAATTATCTCCTATCACACAACCATCATAAATCCTAGCACCACTATCTATTTTACAATTCTTACCAATCTTGACTCTCTTACCTATATATACCTGAGGCGCAATCTGAGAACCTTCTCCCACCTTAGTTTTCTCCGAAATATAGGTAAACGCTCCTACAAAAACATTCTCTCCTAAGACAGCCGTCTGATGAATAAATGCTCCTTCTTCTACACCTGATTTTCTATCTTGAACCATCTCGTTGTAAAGGTTCATTAGCACTTGAAAAGATAGGTAAGCATCTTCTACGGCTATAATGGTAGCCTTATAATCTTTTTTATCTAAAAGTTTTTTGGATACTATAAGAACCGAGCATTTAGTTTCCTCTATAAAATGAGAAAATTTCTCCTGAGCGACAAAAGACAAATGCCCTTCTTCACCGCTTTCTATAGGAGAGACCCCTGTAATTAAAGTATTTTCGTTACCGATGATTTCCCCTTCAATAAAACCTGCAATCTGAGAAGCTGTAAATTCCATAATGTGCAAAGATAGTAATTTATAATATTTCTCTTGCAATTTATACTACAAAACATCATCAAACCTAGTCATCATAGCCATATTTACCTAGGAAATGCCAAAATATATTTCTGTGTAGGACGCTTAAGGCTCGTGGATAAAACTGATAATTCAGATTCATCTAAAGGTACTTTACCACCTTTTTTTTCCAACAAATAGATAGGCTGTTTTTCGCTATCATAAGGTAACAAATATCGGGAAATTTCATCAACAAAATCTACCCCAAAATCTATATACATTCGCTTATTAACAGTCTCTACTTTATCATCTATAAAATCTTGAGAAAACCCTTCTGAAGACCAAATAGTTTGAGGAAACTTTCGCGTTATAATTGCCTTACAATAATAAGAAAGAACCAAATCTCTCTCATTTTGCCAAAGCTTTATTGCCTGTAATACATCAGTATCATCTAGATTTATAAATCTGCTTAAATCTTCCTCCGACATAGAACTAAAATCTTTCTTATAAAGGAAATATTTTAGGTTTTCCGATGCCTCCAAATTAACTCCTTGAGAAATTAAAAATTTGGCTCTTTTCAAAATTTTAACCAACATAAATTCTGCCAAAGACGCTGTTTTATGGTAATACACCTGCCAATACATCAGCATCCTTGCTGTGAGATAGTTTTCTACGGAATAAATCCCTTTAGCATCTATTACCAACTCATCATCTGCTACATTCATCATTGAAATCAGTCGTTGAGCATTGATATTACCTTCTGAAACTCCTGTAAAAAAGCTATCCCTTTTCAAGTAATCTAACCTATCTACATCTAATTGAGACGAAACCAACTGATTGAAAAACTTACGATGATAATTCCCCTGAAACATTTCTATCGCTACCGACAAAGCTCCTGAAAATTCATCATTCAATCGGCTCATAATCAGCAATGACAGTTTTTCATGATGCCAATCCTCCATAAGAACCGATTCTAACGCGTGGGAGAACGGTCCGTGCCCAACATCATGCAACAAAATAGCCAACATTGCCGACTGTTCCTCTTCTTTACTTATCTTCACACCTTTAAGCTTAAGCGTTTCCAAGGCTAAAAACATCAAGTGCATCGCTCCCAATGCGTGATGAAACCTCGTATGTGTAGCCCCAGGAAAAACAAGATTAAGAAGCCCAGTTTGCGAAATTCTCCTCAAACGCTGAAAATAAGGGTGCTCTATAACATCAAATAGTATTTCGTAAGGAATTTTAATAAACCCATGTACTGGGTCGTTTATGATTTTGAGTTTATTGATTTTACTCATTCTCTTTTTAAAATTTCGGCAAATTTAGAGCTAATTTCTTAATTGACAATAAACTAAAACTTGACAAACCTCAATCTATCTCCATTAAGAATAATAGGGGTTTCTAGATTATTGGTAAATAACCCTCCAGTCCCTAAACCTTGAGGCATCTTACTTT
Coding sequences within:
- the efp gene encoding elongation factor P codes for the protein MATTADIKKGLCINYSNDIYKVIEFLHVKPGKGPAFVRTKLKSVTNGKVIDNTFSAGHKIDEVKVITRKFQYLYDDDNGFHFMNNDDFSQIYIGKEMIENAQFMKAGEEVTIIMKEEDETPLSAEIPPTVYLEVVEADPGVKGNTATNALKNAIVETGARVMVPLFIEPGDKIKVNTEDGSYLERVK
- the lpxA gene encoding acyl-ACP--UDP-N-acetylglucosamine O-acyltransferase — translated: MIHQLAAVDRRAKIDKNVVVEPFTTIAADVEIGEGTWIGPNVTIMNGARIGKNCRIFPGTVISAIPQDLKFEGEDTQVIIGDNTTIRESVTINRGTKALGYTKIGSNCLIMATSHIAHDCVLGDHVIIVNGCGIAGHVEIGDFTVMGGLSAVHQFGKIGKHVMVSGGTLVRKDIPPYVKVAREPMSYAGINSVGLRRRGFSNEKIFEIQKIYRIIFQMKMNVSQAVSYIEKEMLPTAERDEILQFIQNSPRGIVKGYGTGKD
- a CDS encoding bifunctional UDP-3-O-[3-hydroxymyristoyl] N-acetylglucosamine deacetylase/3-hydroxyacyl-ACP dehydratase, whose translation is MSDKQKTLKEEVSLSGIGLHTGKQVNLTIKPAKENTGFVFVRTDLEGNPQVEADVNYVTTTERGTTLEKLGVKIHTCEHLLAALVGMDLDNAILELDSAEPPILDGSSKFFVEAIEKAGIVEQEKAREYLVIKEVMSYTDPNSGADITIIPSDTYEITTMVDFGTKVLGTQNATMKHISEFKEEFASARTFSFLHELEMLLDHGLIKGGDISNAIVYVDKELTPETTEKLKKAFGREEISIRPNGVLDNLTLNYPNEAARHKLLDVIGDLALVGVKIKGKVIANKPGHFVNTQFAKKLNRQWKLQKKKNVPDFDLTKEPVYDINGIMGLLPHRPPFLLVDKILELSDTHVVGLKNVSMNEPFFTGHFPKEPVMPGVLQIEAMAQTGGILVLANVPDPENYSTYFVKIDKVKFKKKVVPGDTLIFKIDLIEPIRRGIVHMQGYGYVGDSVVVEAELMAQVAKTKI
- the lpxD gene encoding UDP-3-O-(3-hydroxymyristoyl)glucosamine N-acyltransferase, whose translation is MEFTASQIAGFIEGEIIGNENTLITGVSPIESGEEGHLSFVAQEKFSHFIEETKCSVLIVSKKLLDKKDYKATIIAVEDAYLSFQVLMNLYNEMVQDRKSGVEEGAFIHQTAVLGENVFVGAFTYISEKTKVGEGSQIAPQVYIGKRVKIGKNCKIDSGARIYDGCVIGDNCIIHSNTVIGGDGFGFQPTAEGFKKIPQLGNVIIENNVEIGSNCSIDRATIGSTIIGEGTKIDNLIQIAHNVKIGKHNVIAAQAGIAGSTTIGDWNQVGGQVGIVGHINIGNQVKIQAQSGVNNSVSDGEILYGSPAISASDFRRNYVHFRNFNKIVQKLNQLEKNSKDNTNE
- a CDS encoding HD domain-containing protein yields the protein MSKINKLKIINDPVHGFIKIPYEILFDVIEHPYFQRLRRISQTGLLNLVFPGATHTRFHHALGAMHLMFLALETLKLKGVKISKEEEQSAMLAILLHDVGHGPFSHALESVLMEDWHHEKLSLLIMSRLNDEFSGALSVAIEMFQGNYHRKFFNQLVSSQLDVDRLDYLKRDSFFTGVSEGNINAQRLISMMNVADDELVIDAKGIYSVENYLTARMLMYWQVYYHKTASLAEFMLVKILKRAKFLISQGVNLEASENLKYFLYKKDFSSMSEEDLSRFINLDDTDVLQAIKLWQNERDLVLSYYCKAIITRKFPQTIWSSEGFSQDFIDDKVETVNKRMYIDFGVDFVDEISRYLLPYDSEKQPIYLLEKKGGKVPLDESELSVLSTSLKRPTQKYILAFPR